Proteins encoded in a region of the Archangium lipolyticum genome:
- a CDS encoding ATP-binding protein has product MPWNLEMAEGPPPPGAGKRLSLLRSPLYLKMVARVALVLLIPAAITSIYNIQRSSSARIETSKPQLLQTTEARATAVEATLLRSINNVLLLGQAPPLQRYANALATTPAPPSRDVVDFFHGFIRRSGGLFDGISVLDRTGQEQLTVSIDGRSRRTASGDPRRSLANEALVSGAMSLTSISSQMAPVFVSPIELATTPDGHPVSPPRPSIRYASPLFALDGTAVGVLVVSAPLAPLLQPLTHDASADLVYLVDASGDYLAGPDPQRLHGGLRGTGITLRTERPEDAGEILGRPRGTLLDTTNRPGFLQAFARIRLAGQSTIQWTVLTERPLSSILASERAIGLVILATTLGSLLLALLVTLLFARDIVVPIHQLAVATGAISQGRWETPLPSLNRHDELGTLTEAFARMGRQLQSAWRDLQQHVEGLQHSEAELRSSRNLLQALIDHSTAVIYVKSVKGPYLFVNRQFAVMTRHEPEEMIGKTDDELWEPQWARGRKAEDQQALDAGGPVTVEQEVPLEEGTQTYLVVRFPLLDANGEAYAVAGIATDITARKRAEEVLRRAHDELEQRVQERTRELREAHHQLMEAARVAGREEIATTVLHNVGNVISSVKVSASIMEGRLRQSRIQPLTRAMGLLREHQEDLARYLTEDPKGMLLPRYLTAATEALVEENTNLLKEMEGLQSNLDHVTNIIAVQQSLASRTIQILEDVDVCATADDALRIQLRQSLDIEVLRDYTELPKLHTDRHKLLQILVNLISNAKHALMASQASRRRLEVHIRDIGEYVQIQVSDNGIGIPAENMLRIFQYGFTAKKDGHGFGLHSCALHARSMGGCLRAHSDGPGQGATFTLELPWHPESTARQGKG; this is encoded by the coding sequence ATGCCGTGGAACCTTGAGATGGCCGAGGGACCTCCTCCACCCGGGGCCGGGAAACGCCTCTCGCTGCTGCGCTCACCGCTCTACCTGAAGATGGTGGCGCGCGTGGCCCTGGTGCTGCTCATCCCAGCGGCCATCACCTCCATCTACAACATCCAGCGCTCCTCTTCGGCACGCATCGAGACCAGCAAGCCGCAACTGCTGCAGACCACCGAGGCCAGGGCCACCGCCGTCGAGGCCACCCTCCTGCGCTCCATCAACAACGTGCTCCTGCTCGGCCAGGCTCCGCCGCTCCAGCGCTACGCCAATGCCCTCGCCACCACCCCGGCCCCGCCCTCCCGCGACGTGGTGGACTTCTTCCATGGATTCATCCGCCGCTCCGGCGGACTCTTCGATGGCATCAGCGTGCTCGACCGCACCGGACAGGAACAGCTGACCGTCTCCATCGACGGCCGGAGCAGACGGACCGCGTCCGGGGACCCACGGCGCTCACTCGCGAACGAGGCGCTCGTCTCCGGAGCCATGAGCCTCACCAGCATCTCCAGCCAGATGGCCCCCGTCTTCGTGAGCCCGATCGAGCTGGCCACCACACCGGACGGGCACCCCGTGTCCCCACCCCGGCCCTCCATCCGCTACGCCTCGCCCCTCTTCGCGCTCGACGGCACCGCCGTCGGCGTGCTGGTGGTCTCCGCTCCTCTCGCGCCCCTCCTCCAGCCACTCACCCACGACGCATCCGCCGATCTCGTGTACCTGGTCGATGCCTCCGGCGACTACCTCGCGGGCCCCGATCCGCAACGGCTCCACGGCGGCCTGCGGGGCACCGGCATCACCCTGCGCACCGAGCGCCCGGAGGACGCCGGGGAGATCCTCGGCCGGCCGAGAGGCACGCTGCTCGACACCACCAATCGGCCCGGCTTCCTCCAGGCCTTCGCGCGCATCCGCCTCGCGGGCCAGAGCACCATCCAGTGGACCGTGCTCACCGAGCGGCCGCTCTCCTCCATCCTCGCCAGCGAGCGGGCTATCGGACTCGTCATCCTCGCCACCACCCTGGGCTCGCTGCTGCTGGCGCTGCTGGTGACGCTGCTCTTCGCCCGCGACATCGTCGTCCCCATCCACCAGCTCGCCGTGGCCACGGGCGCCATCAGCCAGGGCAGGTGGGAGACGCCGCTGCCCTCGCTCAACCGCCACGACGAGCTGGGCACGCTCACCGAAGCCTTCGCGAGGATGGGCCGGCAGCTCCAGTCCGCCTGGCGCGACCTGCAGCAGCACGTGGAGGGACTTCAGCACTCCGAGGCCGAGCTGCGCTCCAGCCGCAACCTGTTGCAGGCACTGATCGACCACAGCACCGCCGTCATCTACGTGAAGTCGGTCAAGGGTCCCTACCTGTTCGTCAACCGGCAGTTCGCGGTCATGACGAGGCACGAGCCGGAGGAGATGATCGGCAAGACGGATGACGAGCTCTGGGAGCCCCAGTGGGCCAGAGGACGCAAGGCGGAGGACCAGCAGGCGCTGGACGCGGGCGGCCCGGTGACGGTCGAGCAGGAGGTTCCCCTGGAAGAAGGAACCCAGACCTACCTGGTCGTCCGCTTCCCGCTGCTCGACGCCAACGGCGAGGCCTACGCGGTGGCCGGCATCGCCACCGACATCACGGCCCGCAAGCGCGCGGAGGAGGTGCTGCGCCGCGCCCATGACGAGCTCGAGCAGCGGGTGCAGGAGCGCACCCGGGAGCTGCGCGAGGCCCACCACCAGCTCATGGAGGCCGCGCGCGTGGCCGGACGCGAGGAGATCGCCACCACCGTGCTGCACAACGTGGGCAACGTCATCAGCAGCGTCAAGGTCTCCGCCTCCATCATGGAAGGCAGGCTCCGCCAGTCGCGCATCCAGCCCCTCACCCGGGCCATGGGCCTGCTACGGGAGCACCAGGAAGACCTCGCCCGCTACCTCACCGAGGATCCGAAAGGAATGCTCCTCCCGCGGTACCTCACCGCGGCCACCGAGGCGCTCGTCGAGGAGAACACGAACCTCCTCAAGGAGATGGAGGGGCTGCAGAGCAACCTCGACCACGTCACCAACATCATCGCCGTGCAGCAGTCGCTCGCCTCCCGGACGATACAGATCCTCGAGGACGTCGACGTGTGCGCCACCGCCGATGACGCCCTGCGCATCCAGCTACGCCAGTCGCTCGACATCGAGGTGCTGCGCGACTACACCGAGCTGCCGAAGCTCCACACGGACCGGCACAAGCTGCTGCAGATCCTCGTCAATCTGATCAGCAACGCCAAGCACGCCTTGATGGCCTCCCAGGCGTCCCGGCGCCGCCTGGAGGTGCACATCCGCGACATCGGCGAGTACGTGCAGATCCAGGTGAGTGACAACGGCATCGGCATCCCGGCGGAGAACATGCTGCGCATCTTCCAGTACGGCTTCACCGCCAAGAAGGACGGCCACGGCTTCGGGCTGCACAGCTGCGCGTTGCACGCCCGGTCCATGGGAGGCTGCCTGCGCGCGCACAGCGACGGGCCCGGCCAGGGCGCGACGTTCACCCTGGAGCTCCCGTGGCATCCGGAGAGCACCGCCAGGCAGGGCAAGGGATAG
- the obgE gene encoding GTPase ObgE, producing MKFVDEVRIHVKAGDGGNGAVAFRREKYVDRGGPSGGDGGDGGSVIFVADPQLTTLLDYRYQQHHRAKNGEQGMGSDCNGRSSEDLVLKVPVGTLIRDADTDELLADLSDADQRVVVCQGGRGGLGNMNFATSTRQTPRFAQDGTKGEERTLRLELKLLADVGLLGYPNAGKSTLISIVSRARPKIADYPFTTLVPNLGLVQYKDGLSFVMADIPGLIEGASEGVGLGLQFLRHVERCKVLIHLLDMGAEGEGRDPLHDFDILNTELSKYSEELSRKPQVVAANKLDLPNAQERLGTVTEEMRKRGIAVFPVSCATGQGMQPLLDAVAEVLFTGKTDKLHVEPPPKPRAEKKAPAARPAEPAVKKAAAKKAPAEAPAKKAVATKKAAPVKKAPAKKAVAAKKAAPVKKAALAKKAPAKKAVAAKKTVAKKAPVKKAAARKVATKAAKKAPARKAAAKKAAPKRARRS from the coding sequence ATGAAATTCGTCGATGAAGTCCGCATCCACGTGAAGGCCGGGGACGGAGGCAACGGGGCCGTTGCCTTCCGCCGGGAGAAGTACGTCGATCGCGGCGGTCCGAGCGGTGGAGACGGGGGGGATGGTGGCTCGGTCATCTTCGTGGCCGATCCCCAGCTCACCACGTTGCTGGACTACCGCTACCAGCAGCACCACCGGGCGAAGAACGGCGAGCAGGGCATGGGCAGCGACTGCAATGGCCGCTCCTCGGAAGACCTGGTCCTCAAGGTGCCGGTGGGCACGCTCATCCGCGACGCGGACACCGACGAGCTGCTGGCGGATCTGAGCGACGCCGATCAGCGCGTGGTGGTGTGCCAGGGTGGCCGGGGCGGCCTGGGCAACATGAACTTCGCCACGTCCACGCGGCAGACGCCGCGCTTCGCCCAGGACGGCACCAAGGGCGAGGAGCGCACCCTGCGGCTGGAGCTGAAGCTGCTGGCCGACGTGGGGCTCTTGGGCTACCCCAACGCGGGCAAGAGCACGCTCATCTCCATCGTGAGCCGGGCGCGGCCGAAGATCGCCGACTACCCGTTCACCACGCTCGTGCCCAACCTGGGCCTGGTCCAGTACAAGGACGGCCTGTCCTTCGTGATGGCGGACATCCCCGGTCTCATCGAGGGCGCCAGCGAGGGTGTGGGGCTGGGGCTCCAGTTCCTGCGGCACGTGGAGCGCTGCAAGGTGCTCATCCACCTGCTGGACATGGGCGCCGAGGGCGAGGGGCGTGATCCGCTGCACGACTTCGACATCCTCAACACGGAGCTGAGCAAGTACAGCGAGGAGCTGTCGCGCAAGCCGCAGGTGGTGGCGGCCAACAAGCTGGATCTGCCGAACGCGCAGGAGCGGCTCGGGACGGTGACTGAGGAGATGCGCAAGCGGGGCATCGCCGTGTTCCCCGTCTCGTGCGCCACGGGCCAGGGCATGCAGCCGCTGCTCGATGCGGTGGCCGAGGTGCTCTTCACCGGCAAGACGGACAAGCTCCACGTGGAGCCGCCGCCGAAGCCCCGGGCGGAGAAGAAGGCTCCCGCCGCGCGGCCCGCCGAGCCCGCCGTGAAGAAGGCCGCGGCGAAGAAGGCTCCGGCCGAGGCCCCCGCGAAGAAGGCCGTGGCCACGAAGAAGGCGGCGCCCGTGAAGAAGGCACCGGCGAAGAAGGCCGTGGCAGCGAAGAAGGCGGCGCCCGTGAAGAAGGCCGCGCTGGCGAAGAAGGCACCGGCGAAGAAGGCCGTGGCCGCGAAGAAGACCGTGGCGAAGAAGGCTCCCGTGAAGAAGGCGGCGGCCCGGAAGGT
- the rplU gene encoding 50S ribosomal protein L21 has product MYAVIRTGGKQYRVAEGDVLRIEKVSGNVGTEVTFNDVLMLGGSDSPKVGQPTVSGAKVVGKILAQDKHRKVLHFRKEKEGWTRRRGHRQPYTEVKVTSISG; this is encoded by the coding sequence ATGTACGCAGTCATTCGCACGGGCGGGAAGCAGTACCGCGTGGCCGAGGGCGACGTGCTCCGGATCGAGAAGGTCTCGGGGAACGTGGGCACCGAGGTGACCTTCAACGACGTCCTGATGCTCGGCGGTTCCGACAGCCCGAAGGTGGGGCAGCCGACCGTGTCGGGCGCCAAGGTCGTGGGCAAGATCCTGGCCCAGGACAAGCACCGCAAGGTGCTGCACTTCCGCAAGGAGAAGGAGGGCTGGACGCGCCGCCGTGGCCACCGTCAGCCCTACACCGAGGTCAAGGTGACCTCCATCTCCGGCTAG
- a CDS encoding ABC transporter substrate-binding protein: MDDNARPSRRPRPWVLLTGVVLITGAVLAALVLATRAPRAPEPSSTPAGSSAPVLRGETLRVLLIGDPFALAIQEVSAELERRTGARFELEVVGYDDVRRLTLRNAQDKVSAYDIICFDAVWAGEYGERDVLLPLDELISGSRALVEPEDFLDIAYAQGRDHGRQLGLPIQTHAELLWYREDLLAADGLKPPQTTEELLAVARHYQKPGAGRYGILWNGQRGQPFGQQMAHFYAAFGQPLLDAQGRPTLNTPKGVAAARFALELLKVSPPDVVNTAWDQRPLRMAQGSVAMTYEWGARTYLVEEAPSSLAAGKIGYSAPPHAPGEAAVTPIGTWSLGIPANIGPRRELAWHALAWLTSRETQGLLARHGSGGMPRKSLLRDPELVRRYPVFTVMDQLGQAGQLQDWMRPAVPQWPQLAEILGTTYHDMLLGRLTPEQAAAQAQQQAEALFPPHAVEP; the protein is encoded by the coding sequence ATGGACGACAACGCGCGCCCCTCTCGCCGTCCGCGTCCGTGGGTGCTCCTGACAGGAGTGGTGCTCATCACCGGGGCCGTGCTCGCGGCGCTCGTCCTCGCCACGCGTGCCCCCCGAGCCCCCGAGCCCTCCAGCACGCCGGCCGGCTCCAGCGCTCCCGTGCTGCGCGGAGAGACGCTCCGGGTGCTGCTCATCGGAGACCCCTTCGCGCTGGCCATCCAGGAGGTCTCCGCCGAGCTGGAGCGGCGCACTGGCGCCAGGTTCGAGCTCGAGGTGGTCGGCTACGATGACGTGCGGCGGTTGACGTTGCGCAATGCCCAGGACAAGGTCAGCGCGTACGACATCATCTGCTTCGACGCGGTCTGGGCGGGCGAGTACGGGGAGCGCGACGTGCTGCTGCCTCTCGACGAGCTCATCTCCGGCTCGCGCGCCCTGGTGGAACCGGAGGACTTCCTGGACATCGCCTACGCCCAGGGCCGCGACCACGGGCGCCAGCTCGGTCTGCCCATCCAGACACACGCGGAGCTGCTCTGGTACCGCGAGGATCTGCTGGCCGCGGATGGCCTGAAGCCGCCCCAGACCACCGAGGAGCTGCTCGCGGTGGCGCGGCACTACCAGAAGCCGGGGGCCGGGCGGTACGGCATCCTCTGGAACGGTCAGCGGGGCCAGCCCTTCGGCCAGCAGATGGCCCACTTCTACGCCGCCTTCGGCCAGCCGCTGCTGGATGCCCAGGGCCGCCCCACGCTGAACACCCCCAAGGGCGTGGCCGCGGCCCGCTTCGCCCTGGAGCTGCTGAAGGTGTCCCCCCCCGACGTCGTCAACACGGCGTGGGACCAGCGCCCGCTCCGCATGGCCCAGGGCAGCGTGGCGATGACCTACGAGTGGGGCGCCCGCACATACCTCGTGGAGGAGGCGCCCTCCTCCCTCGCGGCGGGGAAGATCGGTTACTCGGCGCCGCCTCACGCTCCCGGCGAGGCGGCGGTGACACCCATCGGCACCTGGAGCCTCGGCATCCCCGCCAACATCGGCCCACGGCGCGAGCTGGCATGGCATGCGCTGGCCTGGCTCACCTCGCGCGAGACGCAGGGGTTGCTGGCGCGGCACGGCAGCGGCGGCATGCCGCGCAAGAGCCTGCTGCGCGACCCCGAGCTCGTCCGCCGCTACCCGGTGTTCACCGTCATGGACCAGCTCGGCCAGGCCGGCCAGCTCCAGGATTGGATGCGCCCCGCGGTGCCGCAGTGGCCCCAGCTCGCCGAGATTCTCGGCACCACCTACCACGACATGCTCCTGGGCCGGCTGACACCCGAACAGGCCGCCGCCCAGGCCCAACAGCAGGCGGAAGCCTTGTTCCCGCCCCATGCCGTGGAACCTTGA
- the rpmA gene encoding 50S ribosomal protein L27 encodes MAHKKGQGSSRNGRDSNPQYRGVKVFAGETVSAGSILVRQLGTVIHPGSNVKLGRDYTLYATVDGVVKYERQGRDRKKVSVYPAQASA; translated from the coding sequence ATGGCTCATAAAAAGGGACAGGGTTCTTCGCGCAACGGTCGCGATTCCAATCCGCAGTACCGCGGCGTGAAGGTGTTCGCGGGCGAGACCGTCAGCGCGGGGAGCATCCTCGTGCGGCAGCTCGGCACGGTCATCCACCCGGGCTCCAACGTGAAGCTCGGTCGTGACTACACCCTCTATGCCACGGTGGATGGAGTGGTGAAGTACGAGCGCCAGGGACGGGACCGCAAGAAGGTCTCCGTCTATCCGGCCCAGGCGAGCGCCTAA
- a CDS encoding isopenicillin N synthase family dioxygenase, translating into MSRPSRRIPLVNLSHYRSGNPEERARFVRVFGEALKEFGFVSVEGHGVDDALIRRTYADVEAFFRLPENVKHRYHVPEFGGQRGYTPFGKEHAKNRTVGDLKEFWHVGRDLPEGHPRRPDVAAHNVWPEEVPSFRTNTIELYRALDEAASVMLQAIAEFFGIDRNTFSDMAQDGTSVLRVIHYPPLKDKFIPGAVRAAEHEDINLITLLCEGTASGLEILTRDGEWIPVDTLRGQIVVDSGDMLSRITNNVIPSTTHRVVNPPSAAEDNTRYSMPFFVHPYPECVLEPLPGTVTPENPGQPPITADAFLKQRLREIGLIK; encoded by the coding sequence ATGTCGCGTCCCTCCCGTCGCATCCCGCTCGTCAACCTGTCCCACTACCGCTCCGGCAACCCCGAGGAGCGCGCTCGCTTCGTCCGGGTGTTCGGTGAGGCCCTCAAGGAGTTCGGCTTCGTCTCCGTGGAAGGACACGGCGTCGACGACGCGCTCATCCGCCGCACCTACGCGGACGTAGAGGCCTTCTTCCGCCTCCCGGAGAACGTGAAGCACCGCTACCACGTCCCCGAGTTCGGCGGGCAGCGCGGCTACACCCCCTTCGGCAAGGAGCACGCGAAGAACCGCACCGTGGGCGACCTCAAGGAGTTCTGGCACGTCGGCCGCGACCTCCCCGAGGGCCACCCGCGCCGCCCCGACGTCGCCGCCCACAACGTCTGGCCCGAGGAGGTCCCCTCCTTCCGCACCAACACGATCGAGCTCTACCGCGCGCTCGACGAGGCCGCGTCCGTGATGCTCCAGGCCATCGCCGAGTTCTTCGGTATCGACCGCAACACCTTCAGCGACATGGCCCAGGACGGCACCTCGGTGCTGCGCGTCATCCACTACCCGCCCCTCAAGGACAAGTTCATCCCCGGCGCTGTCCGCGCCGCCGAGCACGAGGACATCAACCTCATCACCCTCCTGTGCGAGGGCACCGCCTCGGGTCTCGAAATCCTCACCCGCGATGGCGAGTGGATTCCCGTGGACACGCTGCGCGGGCAGATCGTCGTGGACTCGGGTGACATGCTCAGCCGCATCACCAACAACGTCATCCCCTCCACCACCCACCGCGTCGTCAATCCGCCCTCGGCCGCCGAGGACAACACGCGCTACTCCATGCCCTTCTTCGTGCACCCCTATCCGGAGTGCGTGCTCGAGCCGCTGCCGGGCACCGTCACGCCCGAGAACCCCGGCCAGCCCCCCATCACCGCCGACGCCTTCCTCAAGCAGCGTCTGCGGGAGATCGGTCTCATCAAGTAG